A DNA window from Scylla paramamosain isolate STU-SP2022 chromosome 10, ASM3559412v1, whole genome shotgun sequence contains the following coding sequences:
- the LOC135104193 gene encoding uncharacterized protein LOC135104193 isoform X2, producing the protein MPHCPPVQQSLFLRSPRSTLEPDSPPNLELVLQHLRSPCSGRGDDGYSLTFLFINTKLWPPMSDHCRHNPASTFYYVGGCQTAYYLCQNSGQSSDIDSRICKIILQAKLDMKELDGMNMSSGVISLLNSAVNSTLNHKMQDCPMLYVPIGNDCVSIFSPAKIPWAEARQFCLSIYGDLWHAKDFESYGRLMEYMREAKLTSNYWIGGRYDIATNAWSWTTDDSAMPLGAPFWSMKYESSCVPRGPPHTDPYSAPPAALPGAPCYQAVLSPKQRSPGWCSAMTYEHFYYWSDEMCDGAFSPLCIFTGPAVARNENESH; encoded by the exons ATGCCTCATTGCCCACCAGTGCAGCAGTCCCTCTTCCTCCGTAGTCCGCGCTCCACGTTAGAACCCGACAGCCCGCCAAACCTTGAGTTGGTCCTGCAGCATCTCCGCTCTCCCTGTTCTGGAAGAGGTGACGACGGATACTCCCTGACGTTTCTCTTCATAAACACTAAG ctatgGCCGCCGATGAGTGACCACTGCCGTCATAATCCTGCCAGTACCTTCTATTATGTTGGAGGGTGTCAGACAGCATATTACTTGTGTCAGAACAGCGGACAAAGCAGTGACATAGACTCCAGAATTTGTAAG atcATTCTTCAAGCAAAACTGGATATGAAGGAGCTGGATGGTATGAACATGA GCAGTGGGGTGATCTCCTTGCTGAACTCAGCTGTTAATTCCACCTTGAATCACAAGATGCAAGACTGTCCCATGCTGTACGTCCCCATCGGAAATGATTGTGTCTCAATCTTCTCACCAGCCAAG ATACCGTGGGCAGAGGCTCGACAGTTTTGTCTTAGCATCTACGGTGACCTGTGGCATGCAAAGGATTTTGAAAGTTATGGCCGCCTAATGGAGTACATGAGAGAAGCAA AATTGACCTCTAATTACTGGATTGGTGGACGCTACGATATTGCTACGAATGCATGGTCATGGACGACAGACGACTCTGCCATGCCCCTTGGCGCTCCATTCTGGTCGATGAA GTATGAGAGCTCCTGCGTGCCAAGGGGGCCTCCACACACCGACCCATACTCCGCTCCGCCCGCAGCTCTACCTGGGGCTCCCTGTTATCAAGCCGTCTTATCTCCAAAACAAAGATCTCCGGGCTG GTGTTCTGCAATGACATACGAACACTTCTATTACTGGTCTGACGAGATGTGTGATGGAGCCTTCAGCCCACTGTGCATCTTCACTGGACCCGCTGTCGCCCGCAATGAGAATGAATCCCATTAG
- the LOC135104193 gene encoding uncharacterized protein LOC135104193 isoform X1: MPHCPPVQQSLFLRSPRSTLEPDSPPNLELVLQHLRSPCSGRGDDGYSLTFLFINTKVISPLSMVPSRGRMQLALALVLVLAMLSPAEGGCRRSSEIECRSGGQCISRNNICNNARDCSDGSDEDIRLCKLWPPMSDHCRHNPASTFYYVGGCQTAYYLCQNSGQSSDIDSRICKIILQAKLDMKELDGMNMSSGVISLLNSAVNSTLNHKMQDCPMLYVPIGNDCVSIFSPAKIPWAEARQFCLSIYGDLWHAKDFESYGRLMEYMREAKLTSNYWIGGRYDIATNAWSWTTDDSAMPLGAPFWSMKYESSCVPRGPPHTDPYSAPPAALPGAPCYQAVLSPKQRSPGWCSAMTYEHFYYWSDEMCDGAFSPLCIFTGPAVARNENESH; this comes from the exons ATGCCTCATTGCCCACCAGTGCAGCAGTCCCTCTTCCTCCGTAGTCCGCGCTCCACGTTAGAACCCGACAGCCCGCCAAACCTTGAGTTGGTCCTGCAGCATCTCCGCTCTCCCTGTTCTGGAAGAGGTGACGACGGATACTCCCTGACGTTTCTCTTCATAAACACTAAG GTCATCTCGCCTCTCAGCATGGTGCCTTCACGCGGCCGCATGCAACTGGCCCTcgccctcgtcctcgtcctggCTATGCTTTCCCCAGCAG AAGGAGGGTGTCGACGAAGCAGCGAGATCGAATGTCGGAGTGGCGGGCAGTGTATTTCAAGAAACAATATTTGTAACAATGCACGAGATTGTTCGGACGGTTCGGACGAGGACATTAGACTGTGTAAG ctatgGCCGCCGATGAGTGACCACTGCCGTCATAATCCTGCCAGTACCTTCTATTATGTTGGAGGGTGTCAGACAGCATATTACTTGTGTCAGAACAGCGGACAAAGCAGTGACATAGACTCCAGAATTTGTAAG atcATTCTTCAAGCAAAACTGGATATGAAGGAGCTGGATGGTATGAACATGA GCAGTGGGGTGATCTCCTTGCTGAACTCAGCTGTTAATTCCACCTTGAATCACAAGATGCAAGACTGTCCCATGCTGTACGTCCCCATCGGAAATGATTGTGTCTCAATCTTCTCACCAGCCAAG ATACCGTGGGCAGAGGCTCGACAGTTTTGTCTTAGCATCTACGGTGACCTGTGGCATGCAAAGGATTTTGAAAGTTATGGCCGCCTAATGGAGTACATGAGAGAAGCAA AATTGACCTCTAATTACTGGATTGGTGGACGCTACGATATTGCTACGAATGCATGGTCATGGACGACAGACGACTCTGCCATGCCCCTTGGCGCTCCATTCTGGTCGATGAA GTATGAGAGCTCCTGCGTGCCAAGGGGGCCTCCACACACCGACCCATACTCCGCTCCGCCCGCAGCTCTACCTGGGGCTCCCTGTTATCAAGCCGTCTTATCTCCAAAACAAAGATCTCCGGGCTG GTGTTCTGCAATGACATACGAACACTTCTATTACTGGTCTGACGAGATGTGTGATGGAGCCTTCAGCCCACTGTGCATCTTCACTGGACCCGCTGTCGCCCGCAATGAGAATGAATCCCATTAG